The Glycine soja cultivar W05 chromosome 3, ASM419377v2, whole genome shotgun sequence genome window below encodes:
- the LOC114407467 gene encoding pectinesterase-like: protein MSGKIIISAVSLILVVGVAIGVVVAVNKKGEDPAVESHQKYVGVICQNTDEKKLCHDTLSSVKGMDSADPKAYIATAVKATMDSVTRAFNMSDRLTTEYGGSDNGTKMALDDCKDLLQSAIESLQLSTDMVHNNNVQAVHNQQADFKNWLSAVISYQQACTEGFDDAKDGEKKIKEQLQTQTLDNVQKLTGITLDIVSSLSHILEQFGLKFNLKPASRRLLSEDGFPTWFSAGDRKLLARGWRARIKPNVVVAKDGSGQFNTVAQAIASYPKNNQGRYIIYVKAGVYDEYITVPKTAVNILMYGDGPAKTIITGRKNYVEGVKTMQTATFANTAEGFIAKAMTFQNTAGAEGHQAVAFRNQGDRSALVGCHILGYQDTLYVQTNRQFYRNCVISGTVDFIFGTSPTVIQHSVIIVRKPLDNQFNTITADGTSMKNMDTGIVIQGCNIIPEAELFPTRFQVKSYLGRPWKQFSRTIVMESTVGDFLHPEGWCPWAGEHFEDTLYYAEYNNDGPGANVNGRIKWKGYRGLISQQEAAQFTPAQFLQAGSNGGTDWLKALHVPHALNFLKA from the exons atGTCAGGAAAGATCATTATCTCGGCTGTTTCTCTCATCCTGGTGGTGGGTGTGGCAATCGGCGTGGTGGTCGCCGTGAACAAGAAGGGCGAGGATCCTGCAGTTGAATCCCACCAAAAATACGTAGGGGTCATATGCCAAAACACCGATGAGAAAAAGCTCTGCCATGACACCCTGAGCTCCGTGAAGGGCATGGACAGCGCTGACCCCAAGGCCTACATCGCCACCGCTGTGAAAGCCACCATGGACAGCGTGACCAGGGCCTTCAACATGAGCGACAGGCTCACCACAGAGTACGGTGGCAGCGATAACGGAACCAAGATGGCCCTTGACGACTGCAAGGACCTCTTGCAATCAGCCATCGAGAGCCTCCAGCTCAGCACTGACATGGTTCACAACAACAACGTCCAGGCCGTGCATAACCAACAGGCTGATTTCAAGAACTGGCTCAGCGCTGTCATCTCTTACCAACAGGCCTGCACGGAGGGTTTTGACGATGCCAAAGACGGTGAGAAGAAGATCAAGGAGCAGTTGCAGACCCAGACCTTGGACAATGTTCAGAAACTCACTGGCATCACCCTTGACATTGTGAGTTCTTTGTCCCACATCCTCGAGCAGTTCGGCTTAAAGTTTAATCTTAAACCCGCATCTCGTCGTCTTCTCAGCGAGGATGGGTTCCCCACTTGGTTCTCTGCTGGTGATCGCAAGCTCTTGGCTCGTGGATGGAGAGCACGTATCAAGCCCAATGTTGTGGTTGCCAAGGATGGCTCTGGTCAGTTCAATACCGTTGCTCAGGCTATTGCTTCATACCCTAAGAATAACCAGGGTAGGTACATTATCTACGTTAAGGCCGGTGTCTATGACGAGTACATCACCGTTCCCAAGACTGCAGTCAACATTCTCATGTACGGTGATGGCCCTGCTAAGACCATCATCACCGGTCGCAAGAACTACGTCGAAGGTGTCAAGACCATGCAAACTGCCACTTTCg CCAACACTGCCGAAGGCTTCATTGCCAAGGCAATGACATTCCAGAACACAGCCGGTGCTGAGGGCCACCAAGCCGTTGCATTCAGGAACCAAGGAGACAGATCAGCTCTGGTTGGTTGCCacattttggggtaccaagaCACCTTGTACGTCCAGACCAACAGGCAATTCTACCGCAACTGCGTGATCTCTGGCACAGTGGACTTCATCTTTGGCACCTCCCCCACCGTGATCCAGCACTCAGTGATCATCGTGAGGAAGCCCTTGGACAACCAGTTCAACACGATCACCGCCGACGGAACATCCATGAAGAACATGGATACAGGAATCGTGATCCAGGGTTGCAACATCATCCCAGAAGCCGAACTCTTCCCTACAAGATTCCAGGTGAAGTCATACCTTGGAAGGCCATGGAAGCAATTCTCAAGGACAATTGTGATGGAATCCACCGTGGGTGACTTCCTTCACCCGGAAGGATGGTGCCCATGGGCCGGTGAACACTTCGAAGACACCCTGTACTATGCTGAATACAACAACGATGGACCTGGTGCCAACGTTAACGGAAGGATCAAGTGGAAGGGTTACCGCGGTCTCATTAGCCAGCAAGAAGCTGCTCAGTTCACCCCTGCCCAATTCCTCCAGGCTGGTTCCAACGGTGGAACTGACTGGTTGAAGGCTCTCCATGTTCCTCATGCACTTAACTTCTTGAAAGCTTGA
- the LOC114407469 gene encoding LOW QUALITY PROTEIN: uncharacterized protein LOC114407469 (The sequence of the model RefSeq protein was modified relative to this genomic sequence to represent the inferred CDS: substituted 1 base at 1 genomic stop codon), whose amino-acid sequence MDADEAKILLGFPPNSRPTPSQVKSAYKKKVWESHPDLFPSHEKPLAESKFKLVSCSFTCTQXISFYTGGRGGASSSVDQYSHVVRTGFPRAHGGRKNHAMIKVPFLLIILGTLALGGFNASRAYKKQKDEYPSHNPFLP is encoded by the exons ATGGATGCCGATGAAGCCAAAATCTTGCTCGGTTTCCCTCCCAATTCTCGTCCAACTCCATCCCAG gTAAAATCAGCTTACAAAAAGAAGGTGTGGGAATCTCACCCTGATCTATTTCCTTCTCATGAAAAGCCTCTCGCTGAGTCTAAGTTTAAACTGGTGAGctgttcattta CTTGTACTCAATAAATTTCGTTTTACACAGGTGGGAGAGGAGGAGCTTCAAGTTCAG TTGATCAATATTCACACGTTGTGAGAACTGGATTCCCAAGGGCTCATGGAGGAAGAAAAAATCATGCTATGATTAAAGTCCCATTCCTTCTAATCATTCTGGGAACACTTGCGCTTGGAGGATTTAATGCTTCTAG GGCTTACAAAAAGCAAAAGGATGAATACCCTTCACACAATCCATTTCTTCCTTGA